A region from the Candidatus Zixiibacteriota bacterium genome encodes:
- the nrfD gene encoding NrfD/PsrC family molybdoenzyme membrane anchor subunit: METILANAVEAIAGATGYIYPNEFELHWGILIVVYPYLTGLVAGAFILASLERVFKVSALIPVYRLSLLTALSFLLIAPLPLLAHLGRPERALEMFLTPHTKSAMAMFGFVYVWYLMVVLLLELWFDYRQDIINWARKSTGLKKYFYYALSLGSTSTSDEALAFDAKAGRFITLIGIPSAFLLHGYVGFIFGSVKANPWWSSVLMPIVFLFSAIVSGIALMVLIYMVTTMFRWKRINMDCLNKLGLFLIVAMIVDFSLELLDFIQRLYESEESINILSSMISNRLFISLIISQIIIGSIAPMAALVMARFRKVPDEMKRMLYFIAAILIQVGIFSTRWNVVLGGQLFSKSLRGLTTYKLEMFGLEGLFVSIVLLIMPFVILFVLVKILPPWEGGHHEPMRLAPAESKK, from the coding sequence ATGGAGACTATTCTGGCCAATGCCGTCGAAGCCATAGCCGGCGCCACCGGGTATATATATCCCAATGAATTTGAACTCCACTGGGGCATACTCATTGTCGTTTATCCTTATCTCACGGGACTCGTGGCGGGAGCTTTTATTTTGGCGTCGCTCGAAAGAGTTTTTAAAGTTAGCGCCCTGATTCCCGTTTATCGCCTGTCTTTATTAACGGCGCTGTCATTTCTTCTAATTGCTCCCTTGCCGCTTTTGGCGCACCTGGGTAGGCCGGAACGAGCCCTGGAGATGTTTTTGACGCCGCACACCAAGTCGGCCATGGCCATGTTCGGTTTTGTTTATGTCTGGTATCTGATGGTCGTTCTGCTTTTGGAACTTTGGTTTGATTACCGTCAGGATATCATCAATTGGGCCAGAAAAAGCACCGGCCTGAAAAAATATTTTTATTACGCGCTAAGTCTGGGTTCTACCAGTACTTCCGATGAAGCCCTGGCCTTCGACGCCAAAGCGGGCAGGTTTATTACCCTGATCGGTATCCCTTCCGCGTTTTTATTACACGGATACGTTGGATTTATTTTCGGCTCCGTCAAAGCCAATCCGTGGTGGAGCAGCGTTTTGATGCCAATTGTATTTCTGTTTTCGGCGATTGTCTCCGGTATTGCTCTAATGGTCCTGATATACATGGTAACGACCATGTTCCGCTGGAAACGAATTAATATGGACTGCCTCAATAAGCTGGGCCTGTTCCTGATTGTCGCCATGATTGTTGATTTTTCACTGGAGCTTCTGGACTTTATCCAGCGGCTTTATGAGTCAGAAGAATCGATAAATATCCTGTCATCGATGATTTCTAACCGGCTCTTTATCAGTCTGATAATCAGTCAGATTATTATCGGCAGTATAGCGCCCATGGCCGCGCTGGTCATGGCTCGTTTCAGAAAAGTACCCGATGAAATGAAGCGGATGCTCTATTTTATCGCTGCCATTTTGATTCAGGTCGGTATCTTCAGCACTCGTTGGAATGTCGTTCTGGGCGGCCAACTGTTTTCCAAAAGCCTGCGTGGCTTGACTACTTATAAACTGGAAATGTTCGGGCTTGAGGGTCTCTTTGTCTCGATAGTGTTGTTAATCATGCCCTTTGTGATTTTGTTCGTACTCGTAAAAATCCTTCCTCCGTGGGAAGGAGGTCATCACGAACCGATGAGACTCGCCCCAGCAGAAAGCAAAAAATAG
- a CDS encoding cytochrome c3 family protein, with protein sequence MKKVPQQIIPLAIIFIVAIAALVTARHFFVPETFGDYGHYRAASVDEIASQEVVYAGSIICNDCHDDIYETKMNFDHRGVSCEVCHGPAMAHTEEPDEYTPRIPRIRNQCTICHGYNSARPSGFPQVVEEVHNPGRPCLECHNPHKPLLPRAPQACDACHREIALQKAVSHHTSLECKTCHDAPPDHMSNPRFARAQKPTSRALCGKCHDTEADVSRGIPRIKLATHNENYLCWDCHYPHHPEAR encoded by the coding sequence ATGAAAAAAGTACCTCAGCAAATAATTCCTCTGGCCATAATCTTTATTGTGGCGATTGCCGCGCTTGTTACCGCTCGTCATTTTTTTGTTCCCGAAACGTTTGGCGATTATGGACATTACCGAGCGGCATCGGTCGATGAGATAGCCTCTCAGGAAGTAGTTTATGCGGGAAGCATCATTTGTAATGATTGCCATGACGATATATACGAAACAAAGATGAATTTCGATCATCGTGGTGTTTCTTGTGAAGTATGCCATGGCCCGGCTATGGCTCATACCGAAGAACCGGATGAGTATACTCCTCGAATTCCGCGGATCCGCAATCAGTGCACAATTTGTCATGGATATAATTCGGCCCGTCCCTCCGGCTTTCCTCAGGTTGTGGAAGAGGTCCATAATCCCGGCAGACCTTGTCTTGAATGTCATAATCCCCATAAACCGCTTCTGCCAAGAGCACCTCAGGCTTGTGATGCCTGCCATCGTGAAATTGCTCTCCAGAAAGCGGTTTCCCATCATACCAGTCTGGAATGTAAGACTTGCCATGATGCCCCGCCCGATCATATGAGCAATCCCCGCTTCGCCCGGGCTCAAAAACCGACATCGAGAGCTCTCTGCGGTAAATGTCATGACACCGAGGCCGACGTGTCGAGGGGTATACCGCGAATTAAATTAGCAACTCACAATGAAAATTATCTTTGCTGGGACTGTCATTATCCACATCATCCGGAGGCCAGATAA
- a CDS encoding 4Fe-4S dicluster domain-containing protein, with protein sequence MEQDKPKIQRRDFLRSCFKKLPVLVSAAYIISPDELLASASDDYNPDEHNYAMGISIHKCIGCGRCADACKTENKVPRDEHFFRTWIERYIIPPDGEAEVDSPNGGIDGFPKADEKKEILRTYFVPKLCNHCENPPCVQVCPVGATYTSRDGVVLVDSSYCVGCRYCIQACPYGARYLHPETHTADKCTFCYHRIVKGMRPACVEVCPTQARVFGEIGKRNSPLHRFIRFNDTIVLKQWLNTKPKVYYSGADGEVR encoded by the coding sequence ATGGAACAGGATAAACCGAAAATTCAACGACGAGATTTTTTGCGATCCTGCTTTAAAAAATTGCCGGTACTGGTTTCAGCCGCCTATATAATTTCTCCCGACGAACTTCTGGCGTCTGCTTCCGATGACTACAATCCGGACGAACATAATTATGCTATGGGCATTAGTATTCATAAATGTATCGGTTGCGGACGGTGCGCCGATGCCTGCAAAACCGAAAATAAAGTGCCTCGCGATGAACACTTTTTTAGAACTTGGATTGAGAGGTATATTATCCCACCCGATGGGGAAGCCGAAGTCGATAGTCCAAACGGAGGAATTGACGGATTTCCAAAAGCGGATGAGAAAAAAGAAATTCTCAGAACCTACTTTGTCCCCAAATTATGTAACCATTGCGAAAATCCGCCTTGCGTCCAGGTTTGTCCGGTCGGAGCGACATATACCAGCCGCGACGGCGTTGTTCTCGTTGATAGCAGTTATTGCGTGGGATGTCGTTATTGTATCCAGGCCTGCCCCTACGGAGCTCGGTACCTGCATCCGGAAACACACACGGCCGATAAATGTACATTTTGTTACCATCGCATCGTCAAAGGGATGCGTCCTGCCTGCGTAGAAGTCTGTCCGACCCAGGCGCGCGTCTTTGGTGAAATCGGGAAGCGCAATAGCCCCCTGCATCGATTTATTCGATTTAACGATACCATTGTCCTGAAACAATGGCTTAACACCAAACCCAAAGTATATTATTCCGGAGCCGATGGAGAAGTGAGATAA
- a CDS encoding VCBS repeat-containing protein — protein MGTYQIALADLDDDGDMDAVFSNMHARTLILFNDGFGNYLESDQIFSQGYAGVEARDIDRDHDLDLLFGPSHEVYTRSPLYLNNGTGVFEEGQLDVRGTGIFTIGAHLVDVDGDGDLDALFQKARETILYINDGKSNFSLSSATYPDMSVFCDLNDDGFVDIFAREVGQGFRVYLNNGDGEFSKFCFFENRILLRCSTVFADVDNDGDPDAIYTNGEGKLYPSGILLNDGTGRFVESNQELPSVDMSWVCTNDLNGDGWVDLVFTDWGRPCQVWINDGAGKFEDSGIRFAGKGRIACCEIADIDNDGDNDVFIGNYTDGTNTIWFNQTYVSQAIDGKR, from the coding sequence ATGGGAACTTACCAGATAGCTCTGGCTGATCTTGATGACGACGGTGACATGGATGCCGTTTTTTCGAACATGCATGCCCGGACTCTCATCCTGTTTAATGACGGTTTTGGCAATTACCTGGAATCGGACCAGATATTTTCACAAGGCTATGCCGGTGTCGAGGCGAGAGACATTGATCGTGACCATGATCTGGATCTGTTGTTTGGTCCCAGCCACGAAGTTTATACTAGAAGTCCATTATATCTGAATAACGGCACTGGTGTTTTTGAAGAGGGACAACTTGATGTTCGAGGTACTGGTATTTTCACTATTGGCGCACATTTGGTCGATGTAGACGGCGATGGCGATTTGGATGCCCTCTTCCAAAAGGCTAGGGAAACAATTCTGTATATAAATGATGGTAAAAGTAATTTCAGCTTAAGTAGTGCCACTTATCCGGATATGTCAGTCTTCTGCGATCTGAATGACGATGGATTTGTTGACATTTTTGCCAGAGAGGTCGGGCAGGGCTTCCGGGTCTATCTTAACAACGGGGATGGCGAATTCTCCAAATTTTGCTTTTTTGAAAACCGAATATTACTCCGTTGCTCGACCGTCTTTGCAGACGTCGATAATGATGGTGACCCTGATGCAATCTATACCAATGGTGAGGGGAAATTATATCCTTCCGGAATTCTACTAAATGACGGCACTGGCAGGTTTGTCGAAAGCAATCAGGAATTGCCCTCTGTTGATATGAGCTGGGTCTGCACAAATGATCTGAATGGTGATGGCTGGGTTGATCTTGTTTTCACTGATTGGGGCAGACCATGTCAGGTCTGGATTAATGATGGTGCAGGAAAGTTTGAAGACTCGGGTATCAGATTTGCGGGGAAAGGACGTATTGCTTGCTGTGAGATTGCTGATATTGACAATGACGGTGATAATGACGTCTTCATTGGGAACTACACCGACGGCACTAATACTATTTGGTTTAATCAAACCTATGTTTCGCAAGCAATTGATGGCAAACGTTGA
- a CDS encoding single-stranded DNA-binding protein: MASVNKAILIGNLGADPELRYTSSGQAVANFSMATTEKWRDKDGQMQESTEWHRIVLWARQAEVAKEYLKKGSSVYIEGRIQTRNYEDKDGVKRYITEIVGQRMQFLGSRGTASDSGPSEPPPAPPADIDTEDDDLPF; this comes from the coding sequence ATGGCATCAGTAAACAAAGCAATATTAATTGGCAATCTGGGCGCTGACCCGGAATTGCGCTATACCTCATCGGGGCAGGCGGTGGCGAATTTTAGTATGGCTACTACCGAAAAATGGCGGGATAAAGACGGACAGATGCAGGAATCAACCGAATGGCATCGAATTGTTCTCTGGGCAAGACAGGCTGAAGTCGCCAAGGAGTATCTTAAAAAAGGAAGTTCGGTTTATATCGAAGGCAGAATTCAAACTCGCAATTATGAAGATAAAGACGGAGTCAAGCGCTATATTACCGAAATTGTCGGCCAAAGAATGCAATTTTTGGGCTCACGGGGCACTGCCTCCGATAGCGGTCCGTCGGAACCGCCGCCAGCTCCCCCAGCCGATATTGATACCGAAGACGACGACCTGCCCTTCTAA